One stretch of Rosistilla oblonga DNA includes these proteins:
- a CDS encoding O-antigen translocase yields MPNSGRYSQILRASSLIGGSQAVNMVFGLVRTKLIAVMIGPAGIGLIGAFQSIIGLASTLAGLGIHQSGVRDVAVAAGKDDQEKLGRTVLTLRRVCWLSGLIGFSILFFAGPWICHYTFENNHHVNSIRIIGLTLLLGNITAGQAAIIQGTRRIGDIARIAIIGSISSTFISGIAYYTLGIDGIAPAMLCISIATLTVSTFYARQVEVPQVNMTWMESLTLAGGLFSLGFAFLWTGLLTTFVTYLTNAIVAREIGMDAVGVYAAAFTLSGLFVQFVLKAMSADYYPRLTQASNDNEQMNVLINEQTEIGLLLAFPGLLATLSLAPIAIRVLYTSEFLQSAELLRWFILGCMGRIISWPMGFAMLAKGKGGLFAFAQTFFNAIHLLLIVVGVRWFGVAGVAIAFFGLYAIHVPAVLFITRTLTGFMWHPPVLALFYWMAPVAIACLLMSLYLPREFSPIPCMMVSIGSGVHSLRQLIVRVGPGNRIAQFTTGLPGGKWLLRGL; encoded by the coding sequence ATGCCCAATTCCGGTCGATATTCTCAAATCCTCCGCGCCTCATCTCTGATCGGCGGTTCACAAGCGGTGAACATGGTCTTTGGTTTGGTAAGAACCAAGTTGATTGCTGTGATGATCGGACCGGCGGGCATTGGGCTCATCGGGGCCTTTCAATCGATAATCGGATTGGCGTCGACACTCGCAGGACTGGGCATTCATCAAAGTGGAGTTCGCGACGTTGCGGTTGCTGCGGGAAAAGACGACCAAGAAAAACTCGGGCGGACGGTCTTAACGCTTCGGCGTGTCTGCTGGCTCAGTGGTCTAATTGGCTTTTCGATTCTCTTTTTCGCTGGACCTTGGATCTGCCACTACACTTTCGAAAACAACCATCACGTCAACTCGATTCGTATCATCGGGCTCACGCTCCTATTAGGCAACATTACTGCAGGACAAGCCGCAATTATCCAAGGCACCAGACGCATCGGTGATATTGCGAGAATCGCGATCATTGGATCGATTTCCTCAACATTCATTTCAGGCATTGCATACTACACACTGGGGATCGATGGGATTGCGCCGGCGATGTTATGCATCTCGATAGCCACACTCACGGTATCGACATTTTACGCGAGACAGGTCGAGGTGCCACAGGTTAACATGACCTGGATGGAGAGCCTCACCTTGGCTGGCGGACTCTTCTCTCTCGGGTTCGCGTTTCTCTGGACAGGTTTGTTAACAACTTTCGTCACCTACCTAACCAATGCGATTGTGGCACGTGAAATTGGCATGGATGCAGTCGGGGTCTACGCCGCAGCATTCACTCTGTCAGGCCTATTTGTGCAATTTGTATTGAAGGCAATGAGTGCGGACTACTACCCCCGCCTGACTCAAGCCTCCAATGACAATGAACAAATGAACGTGCTCATTAACGAGCAGACCGAAATCGGGCTACTGCTAGCATTCCCCGGTTTACTGGCAACGCTTTCACTCGCACCGATTGCTATCCGGGTCCTCTACACTTCGGAGTTCCTGCAGTCTGCGGAACTACTGCGTTGGTTCATCCTCGGATGCATGGGCCGAATCATTTCATGGCCGATGGGCTTCGCGATGCTTGCAAAAGGAAAAGGCGGTCTGTTTGCTTTCGCGCAAACGTTCTTCAATGCTATCCATCTTCTACTAATTGTCGTGGGTGTTCGATGGTTTGGCGTCGCAGGCGTCGCCATCGCCTTCTTTGGTCTGTACGCAATCCACGTTCCTGCAGTGTTGTTCATCACCCGCACCCTCACAGGGTTCATGTGGCACCCACCTGTCCTGGCACTATTTTATTGGATGGCACCTGTTGCAATCGCATGTTTACTCATGAGCCTGTACTTGCCGCGAGAATTCAGTCCTATCCCTTGCATGATGGTGAGCATCGGCAGCGGAGTGCACAGTCTCCGACAACTGATCGTTCGCGTCGGCCCAGGAAATAGAATTGCACAATTCACCACTGGCCTTCCTGGCGGAAAATGGCTACTAAGGGGACTGTAG
- a CDS encoding sulfotransferase domain-containing protein — MNNSKYKCNLIVPGFAKCGTSSLHEYLDQHPRIQMSRPKEPHHFAFADKYARGADIHNKLFKNSQNDTMCFGDSSTSYAVWEPAISRIAEVLDEPKAIVLIRHPIERLLSHYRWMYRIGNETERLETAVRQEIENGYDINCHRRGCYPWYLRHSQYSTFCPTICEKLGKENTLFIKTSILSKNPEAVFKKIFRFIEVPNHPINFRSLHNTTDSQSPIVPPKLREQYSRVPRILRRAFRSTRLTQFTRKIVARRPNAPEPTTNELALVTQQLSADIDFFMKQPDCFVSSEMRR; from the coding sequence ATGAACAATAGCAAATATAAGTGCAACCTAATCGTTCCAGGCTTCGCTAAGTGCGGAACCAGCAGCCTACACGAATATTTGGACCAACACCCACGGATCCAAATGTCCCGCCCCAAAGAACCACACCATTTTGCCTTTGCAGACAAATACGCTCGCGGAGCGGACATCCACAACAAACTGTTCAAGAATTCACAGAACGACACAATGTGCTTCGGAGACTCAAGCACATCTTATGCGGTATGGGAACCGGCGATTAGTAGAATAGCTGAGGTGCTTGATGAGCCAAAAGCGATAGTACTGATTCGCCACCCTATCGAACGCCTCCTTTCCCACTATCGGTGGATGTACCGAATTGGCAATGAAACAGAACGCCTGGAAACTGCAGTTCGTCAAGAAATAGAAAATGGCTACGATATCAACTGCCATAGGAGAGGCTGCTACCCGTGGTACTTAAGACATAGCCAGTACTCTACTTTCTGCCCAACCATCTGCGAAAAACTCGGCAAGGAAAACACACTATTCATAAAAACTTCGATATTAAGCAAGAATCCAGAAGCAGTTTTCAAGAAAATATTCAGATTCATTGAAGTGCCGAATCACCCAATTAACTTCCGTTCGTTGCACAACACCACTGACAGTCAATCCCCCATTGTTCCTCCAAAACTCCGTGAACAATATTCACGCGTACCAAGGATCTTACGTAGAGCATTCCGATCGACTCGCTTGACGCAATTCACACGCAAAATTGTTGCCAGACGCCCTAATGCCCCCGAACCCACCACTAACGAACTAGCCCTAGTGACTCAGCAACTGAGTGCGGACATCGATTTCTTCATGAAACAACCAGACTGTTTTGTTTCATCCGAGATGCGGCGTTAA
- a CDS encoding DegT/DnrJ/EryC1/StrS family aminotransferase yields the protein MIPFLDLGAATAEIRDELDEAYHRFMDSGWYVLGKEVDSFEQEYATYCEANHCVGVGTGLDALTLALRSLDIGPGDEVIVPSNTYIATWLAVTQVGATIVPVEPDERTYNLNPKLLQAAITKRTKAIMPVNLYGQPVDYDAIRDCTQDTDIKLVIDNAQAQGAQYKGRTVGGIADIECHSFYPSKNLGAFGEGGAVTTNDETVAKRIRSLRNYGSTVRYHNDECGVNSRLDALQAAFLRVKLRHLDEWNQRRRGIAAIYLEDLAPLTPRDPQFILPFVPDWADPVWHLFVIRTPHRDALREHLQQHDIGTQIHYPIPPHASDAYSDLGFPSDAFPLANQLTDEVLSLPMGPQLPPTHAMSIAIRITESLSTNDEQ from the coding sequence ATGATTCCCTTCCTTGATCTCGGGGCTGCCACCGCGGAAATCCGAGACGAGCTCGACGAAGCCTATCATCGATTCATGGATTCGGGCTGGTATGTACTGGGCAAAGAAGTCGACTCCTTCGAACAAGAGTACGCGACCTATTGCGAAGCCAACCACTGCGTCGGCGTGGGCACGGGGCTCGATGCACTGACGCTAGCACTTCGTTCGCTTGACATTGGTCCCGGTGATGAGGTCATCGTCCCCTCCAACACTTACATTGCCACCTGGCTGGCCGTGACCCAAGTTGGCGCCACCATTGTTCCGGTTGAGCCTGACGAGCGAACTTACAACCTGAATCCTAAACTGTTACAGGCAGCGATCACAAAACGAACCAAGGCAATCATGCCGGTCAACCTCTACGGCCAACCAGTTGATTACGACGCGATCCGAGACTGCACCCAAGACACCGACATCAAGCTGGTCATCGACAACGCTCAGGCTCAAGGTGCACAATACAAAGGTCGCACGGTGGGGGGGATCGCGGACATTGAATGTCATAGTTTCTACCCCAGTAAAAACCTGGGGGCATTTGGCGAAGGCGGTGCAGTCACCACGAACGACGAAACCGTCGCCAAACGAATTCGCTCGTTGCGCAATTACGGATCGACCGTTCGCTATCACAACGATGAATGTGGGGTCAACTCGCGACTCGATGCACTGCAAGCCGCGTTCTTGCGAGTGAAACTACGTCACCTGGACGAATGGAACCAGCGTCGTCGTGGGATCGCGGCCATCTACCTGGAAGACCTCGCACCACTTACGCCCCGCGATCCGCAATTCATCCTCCCCTTCGTACCGGACTGGGCGGATCCGGTGTGGCACCTGTTTGTCATCCGCACGCCGCACCGTGACGCGTTACGAGAGCACCTCCAGCAGCACGACATCGGCACCCAAATCCACTACCCCATCCCGCCGCACGCCAGCGACGCCTATAGCGACCTTGGGTTCCCCTCAGACGCCTTTCCCCTTGCCAACCAGCTTACCGACGAAGTACTCAGCCTCCCAATGGGACCACAACTCCCACCAACGCACGCAATGTCGATTGCAATACGAATCACAGAATCATTGTCAACAAACGATGAACAATAG
- a CDS encoding WxcM-like domain-containing protein, which yields MADCQSTQIGEDTRVWQFSVVLPEATIGSECNICSHCFIENDVVIGNRVTVKSGVQLWDGVRIEDDAFIGPNVTFTNDRFPRSRQYPESFASTIVKRGASIGGGATLLPGVTIGQDAMVGAGSVVTSDVPPGSVVVGNPAAVRRYAQIPSPPHSIHESASSGNELIGGCRMLELPTINDMRGKLTIAQWNEHLPYSPERTFFVHRIPSEKIRGEHAHRECQQVLVAISGKVEVVIDDGEQRQQITLNDSRKALHIPAGIWATQYGYTPDCVLVVFASHNYDESDYIRDYDDFRRFRGVRE from the coding sequence TTGGCCGATTGCCAATCCACCCAAATCGGCGAAGACACGCGAGTTTGGCAATTCAGCGTCGTGTTGCCAGAGGCCACGATCGGCTCCGAATGCAACATTTGCTCGCATTGCTTCATTGAAAATGATGTCGTGATCGGCAACCGAGTGACCGTAAAAAGCGGAGTCCAATTGTGGGATGGTGTCCGAATTGAAGACGACGCGTTCATCGGCCCCAATGTCACGTTCACAAACGATCGTTTTCCACGCAGTCGTCAGTACCCCGAGAGCTTTGCATCCACCATCGTAAAACGCGGTGCTTCGATTGGCGGGGGGGCGACGTTACTGCCGGGCGTCACAATTGGCCAAGATGCGATGGTCGGCGCCGGTTCGGTGGTCACCTCCGACGTCCCTCCCGGATCCGTCGTCGTCGGCAATCCGGCCGCCGTTCGACGCTACGCGCAGATTCCATCACCTCCGCACTCCATTCATGAATCCGCGTCCAGTGGCAATGAGTTGATCGGTGGCTGCCGAATGCTTGAGCTGCCCACGATCAATGATATGCGCGGAAAACTCACGATCGCCCAATGGAACGAACATCTCCCATATTCTCCTGAACGCACCTTCTTTGTGCATCGTATCCCATCCGAAAAGATCCGTGGCGAGCACGCTCACCGCGAGTGCCAGCAGGTTCTGGTTGCGATCAGTGGCAAAGTCGAGGTGGTCATTGATGATGGCGAGCAGCGACAGCAAATCACCCTGAACGACTCACGCAAAGCACTCCATATTCCCGCAGGAATATGGGCAACGCAGTACGGCTACACGCCTGATTGTGTTTTGGTCGTCTTTGCGTCTCATAACTATGACGAATCCGACTACATCCGTGACTATGACGACTTTCGCAGATTCCGAGGGGTGAGAGAATGA
- a CDS encoding acyltransferase family protein, whose protein sequence is MTQNNFTYRPSIDGLRAVAVIPVILFHAGVTGMDGGFAGVDVFFVISGFLMATIISAELEKGTFSFRKFWGRRIKRLFPVFATVLIATLIATYFFVFSDQWLEIARQAQWCLLLLANVKMMRLGGDYWGPAAESSPFLHIWSLAVEEHFYLCLPPLLFLLAKRPVRQRVIVLGAFALFSFIACIAITPVKPHWAFFLLPFRAWELLVGCVIALAGRVVWFRPSQSLLEIGAATGLALTLLSFFVCNSSSFPGYQASLPVAGSAILLATSAGSNWTNRLLSSSFLVSIGKLSYSLYLWHWPVIVLLRHAMVTSTPPVAYVLGISFLLSVATYALIENPIRYNRRWASINASLAIACITVVTTMQYSQRDYDVKGFDNVVWLGQIYDNRPTQQPLQGRMASRMRGIETPMREKRNSTTYRESGIIKRYGNETPEIVVFGDSHGLMWSDTIDEIAQQNGQTVCFFAASGTPLVFNEGSGSKTAFFTAQQMRMFDQARLNCIKSWKPDFICIASLWTKQSNSEFESLPVFISLLQKHCKQLVIIGQPPPLHIGDSNALRYAAYLRESAPSSSTLKVPIYGTEHYEQRMSQLSGFATKCRASFVPTNHNHSQNGKAVLADGNVIYYIDDDHLSVRGAKLYKSEIARVLTPDHTGIEN, encoded by the coding sequence GTGACTCAAAACAACTTCACATACCGCCCCAGCATTGATGGCCTTCGGGCTGTTGCAGTGATACCGGTTATCCTGTTCCATGCAGGAGTTACAGGAATGGATGGTGGATTTGCAGGTGTGGACGTTTTCTTCGTAATCTCAGGCTTTTTGATGGCGACCATCATTTCAGCCGAACTAGAGAAAGGAACGTTTAGTTTTCGAAAGTTCTGGGGTCGTCGAATCAAGCGTCTGTTCCCTGTATTCGCTACCGTGCTGATCGCAACACTGATTGCGACTTACTTTTTCGTTTTCAGCGACCAATGGCTCGAAATTGCTCGGCAAGCCCAGTGGTGCCTGCTCTTGCTTGCAAACGTCAAGATGATGCGACTTGGGGGGGACTATTGGGGCCCCGCAGCAGAATCCAGCCCATTCTTGCACATCTGGTCTCTTGCGGTCGAAGAGCACTTTTACTTGTGCTTACCGCCTCTTCTATTCCTCCTTGCTAAACGTCCTGTTCGGCAACGTGTCATCGTTTTGGGCGCCTTCGCTCTTTTTAGCTTCATCGCGTGTATCGCCATCACACCGGTAAAACCGCATTGGGCATTTTTCCTGCTGCCATTTCGCGCCTGGGAGTTACTCGTCGGGTGCGTCATCGCACTCGCTGGACGAGTGGTTTGGTTTCGCCCCAGTCAATCGCTTTTAGAAATAGGGGCTGCAACGGGCCTAGCATTGACCTTGCTTTCTTTTTTTGTCTGCAACTCAAGTTCCTTTCCGGGCTACCAGGCATCGCTTCCGGTGGCAGGTTCTGCAATTCTGCTGGCCACGTCTGCAGGTAGCAATTGGACAAACCGGCTTCTGTCCTCCTCATTTTTGGTGAGCATCGGCAAACTATCGTATTCGTTGTATCTGTGGCATTGGCCAGTGATTGTATTACTCCGTCATGCTATGGTGACTAGTACCCCACCGGTTGCATACGTCCTCGGTATCAGCTTCCTTCTGTCGGTCGCAACTTATGCCCTGATTGAGAATCCAATCCGCTACAACCGGAGATGGGCTTCCATCAACGCCTCACTAGCAATTGCCTGCATCACGGTCGTCACCACCATGCAGTATTCCCAGCGAGACTATGACGTCAAAGGTTTCGACAACGTGGTTTGGCTAGGGCAAATTTACGACAACCGCCCGACCCAGCAACCTCTGCAGGGCAGGATGGCTAGTCGAATGCGTGGCATCGAAACACCGATGCGTGAAAAACGCAACTCCACGACATACCGGGAATCGGGCATCATCAAACGATATGGCAATGAGACACCAGAGATCGTCGTCTTCGGCGACTCCCATGGATTAATGTGGAGTGACACCATTGACGAGATTGCCCAACAGAATGGTCAAACCGTGTGTTTTTTTGCCGCCAGTGGCACCCCTCTGGTTTTCAATGAAGGCAGCGGCAGCAAGACAGCATTCTTCACTGCGCAGCAAATGCGAATGTTTGACCAAGCCCGCCTTAACTGCATTAAGAGCTGGAAACCCGACTTCATCTGCATTGCTTCGCTCTGGACAAAGCAGTCAAATAGCGAATTTGAATCACTACCTGTTTTCATATCGCTTCTTCAAAAGCATTGCAAACAATTAGTCATCATTGGCCAACCCCCTCCCCTTCACATTGGCGACAGCAATGCACTGCGGTATGCAGCGTACCTCCGCGAATCAGCTCCTTCATCATCGACACTAAAGGTACCGATCTATGGAACCGAACACTACGAACAACGCATGAGCCAACTATCAGGCTTTGCAACCAAATGCCGAGCATCGTTCGTGCCAACAAACCACAACCATTCACAAAATGGAAAAGCTGTCCTGGCTGACGGAAATGTCATTTATTACATCGACGACGATCATTTGAGCGTCCGAGGTGCAAAGCTCTACAAAAGCGAGATAGCACGCGTCCTGACGCCTGACCACACTGGCATCGAGAACTAA
- the rfbA gene encoding glucose-1-phosphate thymidylyltransferase RfbA, whose amino-acid sequence MTRKGIVLAGGSGTRLHPVTRAISKQLLPVYDKPMVYYPISVLMLSGIRDILIISTPEDLPHYKNLLGSGEQFGVEFTYEIQPRPEGLAQAFLIGADFIDGHSVSLVLGDNIFYGQGFSPKLKSASSQTDGATVFGYEVHDPHRFGIVEFDASGKAISLEEKPSAPKSNFAVTGLYFYDADVVQIAKNVKPSARGELEITCINREYLNAGKLSVEILGRGHTWLDTGTHESLLEASMFVKTIEHHQGFKVACLEEIGHTHGWLSTDALREQADRLNKTAYGEYLLSIANKA is encoded by the coding sequence ATGACACGAAAAGGTATTGTCCTCGCGGGCGGCTCGGGCACCCGACTGCACCCAGTGACGCGTGCAATCAGTAAGCAGCTGTTGCCTGTATACGACAAGCCGATGGTCTACTACCCCATCAGCGTGCTAATGCTCTCCGGCATCCGAGACATTTTGATCATCTCCACGCCGGAGGATCTGCCGCACTACAAGAACCTGTTAGGTTCGGGGGAACAGTTCGGCGTCGAATTCACCTACGAGATCCAACCGCGTCCTGAAGGCTTGGCGCAAGCGTTCCTAATCGGAGCGGACTTCATCGACGGCCACTCGGTTTCACTGGTGTTGGGCGACAACATTTTTTACGGGCAAGGGTTTTCGCCGAAGTTGAAGTCAGCCTCGTCGCAGACCGACGGCGCTACCGTGTTTGGATACGAGGTCCACGACCCGCATCGATTTGGCATTGTTGAATTCGACGCTTCGGGCAAAGCCATTTCATTGGAAGAGAAACCCTCGGCACCCAAGTCAAACTTTGCCGTCACGGGGCTCTACTTCTATGATGCCGACGTGGTCCAGATTGCCAAGAACGTGAAACCCTCCGCCCGCGGCGAATTGGAGATCACCTGTATCAATCGCGAATACTTGAACGCTGGAAAATTGAGCGTCGAGATTCTTGGCCGTGGGCACACGTGGCTAGACACCGGAACCCACGAAAGTCTTCTGGAGGCCTCCATGTTTGTCAAAACAATCGAGCACCACCAGGGCTTCAAAGTCGCATGTCTGGAAGAGATCGGCCACACTCACGGATGGCTGTCGACCGACGCGCTCCGTGAGCAAGCCGACCGACTCAACAAAACCGCCTACGGCGAGTACCTTCTGTCGATCGCCAACAAAGCCTAG
- a CDS encoding Hsp20/alpha crystallin family protein yields the protein MSSYNMTRALVPSGFGISGREMEELFDRLFHPGSSPAANRWTPPASVWETGEQIHLEMELAGVAREDIDVSFEDGLLKISAKRPQPDATDRSYLHDERAWGEMTRTMRVADSVDPDSIEASFQNGLLHIQLCKRAEVLPKRIEIKSS from the coding sequence ATGTCTAGTTACAACATGACCCGAGCGCTTGTTCCCAGTGGGTTTGGAATTTCGGGACGCGAGATGGAGGAGCTGTTCGATCGTCTGTTCCATCCCGGCAGTAGCCCTGCTGCAAACCGGTGGACTCCGCCTGCTTCGGTTTGGGAGACGGGTGAGCAGATCCACTTGGAGATGGAGTTGGCTGGAGTCGCTCGCGAGGACATTGATGTCAGCTTTGAAGACGGTTTGTTAAAGATCTCGGCTAAGCGGCCTCAGCCCGATGCGACCGACCGGTCCTATTTGCACGACGAGCGCGCGTGGGGTGAGATGACGCGGACGATGCGTGTCGCCGATTCCGTCGATCCCGATTCGATCGAAGCTTCCTTTCAGAACGGACTGCTCCACATTCAGCTCTGCAAACGAGCCGAAGTGTTGCCAAAACGGATTGAGATCAAGTCGTCCTGA
- a CDS encoding cytochrome ubiquinol oxidase subunit I translates to MDVEILSRLQFAGTIMFHYLFPPLSIGLGLQLFLCELAYYRTRNPAWEAAARFWTRVFAVNFAMGVATGIVMEFEFGTNWAAYSRFVGDVFGSALAAEGIFAFFLESGFLAVLVFGWDRVGPKMHLFSTLMVFLGSAFSAVWIVVANSWQQTPAGYHIVWHDVQGEQVPRAEVTDFWAMVFNPSSVDRLTHTLVGALVLGAFFVASVCSYYLLRGKHEAIARRCLSIALPTSLLFTLLAAATGHDSAKKLIETQPAKLAAIEAHYETTDEPTGLYLFGWPDAENKTVHFGVQIPRMLSLLVYNDPSRPVPGMDKIPVDQRPPIWLPFQTFHIMVGLGTLMLLVSAMACWSWYRGFYGRHRWLLWTIVVMPVAAMTANQAGWITAEVGRQPWVVYPSVQNGVEMMGMRTADGLSESVTAEQVLGSIILFGIIYSLLFAVWIFVLNQKIQHGPESPEELTEYKRRLQRKSMSETIGHGGTAYGGSLMDEDSR, encoded by the coding sequence ATGGACGTTGAAATACTCAGCCGGTTGCAGTTTGCCGGAACGATTATGTTCCACTACCTGTTCCCGCCTCTTTCGATCGGTTTGGGGCTGCAGTTGTTTCTGTGCGAGCTGGCTTATTACCGGACCCGCAATCCGGCCTGGGAGGCTGCCGCCCGTTTCTGGACTCGCGTCTTCGCTGTCAACTTCGCGATGGGCGTTGCGACTGGGATCGTGATGGAGTTCGAGTTTGGCACAAACTGGGCCGCCTATTCCCGCTTCGTCGGCGATGTCTTTGGTTCGGCGCTGGCGGCCGAAGGGATCTTTGCCTTCTTTCTCGAAAGCGGCTTCTTGGCGGTGCTCGTCTTCGGCTGGGACCGCGTCGGGCCGAAGATGCATCTGTTCAGCACGCTGATGGTCTTTCTCGGTTCGGCGTTCAGCGCCGTATGGATCGTGGTCGCCAACAGCTGGCAACAGACGCCCGCCGGGTACCACATCGTTTGGCACGACGTTCAGGGAGAACAGGTGCCGCGAGCGGAGGTGACCGATTTCTGGGCGATGGTCTTTAATCCCTCCTCCGTCGATCGCTTGACGCATACGCTGGTCGGGGCTCTTGTGCTGGGAGCGTTTTTCGTCGCCTCGGTCTGCTCCTACTACCTGCTGCGAGGAAAGCACGAAGCGATAGCTCGGCGGTGCCTTTCGATCGCTCTGCCGACCTCGCTGTTGTTCACTCTTTTGGCAGCCGCTACCGGGCACGATTCGGCAAAAAAGCTCATCGAAACCCAGCCTGCCAAACTTGCAGCCATCGAAGCTCATTACGAAACGACCGACGAGCCGACCGGGCTGTATCTATTCGGATGGCCCGACGCCGAAAACAAGACGGTTCACTTTGGCGTGCAAATTCCGCGGATGCTGAGCCTGTTGGTCTACAACGACCCGTCGCGGCCGGTTCCGGGCATGGACAAGATCCCCGTCGACCAACGCCCGCCGATCTGGCTCCCCTTTCAAACCTTTCACATCATGGTCGGGCTGGGGACGTTGATGCTGCTCGTCTCCGCGATGGCCTGTTGGTCGTGGTACCGCGGCTTCTATGGTCGGCACCGTTGGTTGCTGTGGACGATCGTGGTGATGCCCGTCGCCGCGATGACCGCCAACCAAGCCGGCTGGATCACGGCGGAGGTCGGCCGCCAACCGTGGGTCGTCTACCCGTCGGTGCAAAACGGCGTCGAGATGATGGGGATGCGGACCGCCGATGGGCTGAGCGAATCGGTGACGGCCGAGCAGGTGCTCGGTTCGATCATCCTGTTCGGGATCATCTATTCGCTGCTGTTTGCAGTTTGGATCTTCGTCCTGAACCAGAAGATCCAGCACGGCCCGGAATCGCCTGAAGAGTTGACCGAATACAAACGGCGGCTGCAGCGTAAGTCGATGTCCGAAACGATCGGGCACGGCGGAACTGCGTATGGTGGATCGTTGATGGACGAGGACTCCCGATGA
- the cydB gene encoding cytochrome d ubiquinol oxidase subunit II, with translation MNYELLTFIWFVLLGVLLCGYAILDGFDLGVGILHPFIAKDDTQRRLVMNSIGPLWDGNEVWLVTFGGALFAAFPVAYATVFSSFYLAFFLLLTCLIGRAVSLEFRSKVQSPRWRKAWDFGFFASSLTAAALLGIAGGNVMAGMELGPRYVYEGGLLSQIYWYPLLVGALTVSLFAMHGAIYLYLKTEDELQARVRRAIHPLFLTFAGLYVVVTLATWLHVPHATENIANYPVLWIVPVLNFLAVLNIPRAMYLNRPGYAFFSSAMVILAFASLFSVAIFPNLMLSTIDPAYSVTLENARSSHATLGTMLIIAAIGLPCVLSYTVIIYWIFHGKVKLDPHSY, from the coding sequence ATGAATTACGAACTGTTGACCTTCATTTGGTTTGTGCTGCTGGGCGTGCTGTTGTGCGGCTACGCGATCCTCGACGGATTCGATCTGGGCGTGGGGATTTTGCATCCGTTCATCGCCAAAGACGATACCCAGCGGCGGTTGGTGATGAATTCGATCGGTCCGTTGTGGGATGGCAACGAGGTCTGGTTGGTGACGTTTGGCGGAGCATTGTTTGCCGCGTTTCCAGTCGCCTACGCCACGGTTTTCAGCAGCTTTTACCTCGCGTTTTTCCTGTTGCTGACCTGTCTGATCGGCCGAGCTGTCAGTCTCGAATTCCGCTCCAAGGTTCAGTCGCCTCGATGGCGAAAAGCCTGGGACTTCGGCTTCTTCGCTTCCTCACTGACCGCGGCGGCGCTGTTGGGGATCGCTGGCGGGAACGTGATGGCGGGGATGGAGTTGGGGCCGCGTTACGTCTATGAAGGCGGGCTGTTGAGCCAGATTTATTGGTATCCGCTGCTGGTCGGCGCGTTGACGGTTTCGCTGTTTGCCATGCACGGAGCGATCTATCTGTACCTAAAGACGGAGGACGAATTGCAGGCGCGAGTCCGCCGGGCGATCCATCCGCTGTTCCTGACCTTTGCGGGGCTGTACGTCGTCGTGACGCTAGCGACTTGGTTGCACGTCCCGCACGCCACCGAAAACATCGCCAACTACCCGGTGCTTTGGATCGTCCCGGTCCTCAACTTCCTGGCGGTGCTGAACATCCCGCGAGCGATGTATCTGAACCGACCCGGATACGCCTTTTTCTCCTCGGCGATGGTGATCTTGGCGTTTGCTTCGCTGTTCAGCGTCGCGATCTTCCCGAACTTGATGCTCTCGACGATCGATCCGGCGTACAGCGTGACGCTGGAGAATGCTCGCAGCAGCCACGCGACGCTCGGCACGATGCTGATCATCGCCGCGATCGGGCTCCCCTGCGTGCTCAGCTACACCGTGATCATCTACTGGATTTTCCACGGCAAAGTGAAGCTCGACCCGCACAGTTATTAG